The following proteins come from a genomic window of Campylobacter concisus:
- the dnaA gene encoding chromosomal replication initiator protein DnaA, protein MIADEILENLSTQISPEEYQSYIKQLKFNEKASDDHIIVFTAPNELMAKFINTRYADKIAHLYEVRTGIKPNIEISSTKSSKVSKQNQINVKQIKTQSSILNPSYTFENFVCGASNQYAFLSAKAAAEKPGVLYNPLFIYGTTGLGKTHLLQSVGNHCLNKGKTVICVTSEQFMIDFTSHINNHSMPKFREKYRNCDVLLIDDVQFLGKTDKIQEEFFNTYNELLAKNGQIVMTSDRPPKTLKGFEDRMISRFDKAFMADITPPELDTKIAIIIKKCEFDKIDLNKEVINYIATNMGDNIREIEGAIINLNVFKTLMKEEITLDLAKSILKDLIKEKRENINFDTIVEIVSKELNIKQSDIKSKSRVTNIVEARRIIIYLAKMLTTNSMPQIANYFGMKDHSAVSHNIKKINELIQTNEIFSLKVTELKNKILTKG, encoded by the coding sequence TTGATAGCAGACGAAATTTTAGAAAATCTTTCAACACAAATTTCACCTGAAGAATACCAAAGTTATATCAAGCAATTAAAATTTAACGAAAAGGCTTCAGACGATCATATTATAGTATTCACTGCACCAAATGAGTTAATGGCTAAATTTATAAATACAAGATATGCTGATAAGATCGCTCATCTATATGAAGTTAGAACAGGGATAAAGCCAAATATTGAAATTTCATCTACTAAAAGTAGCAAGGTATCGAAGCAAAATCAAATAAATGTTAAGCAAATAAAAACACAAAGTAGCATTTTAAATCCAAGCTACACATTTGAAAATTTTGTCTGTGGAGCGTCAAATCAATACGCATTTTTAAGCGCAAAAGCAGCCGCTGAAAAACCTGGCGTACTTTATAATCCACTTTTTATCTATGGCACGACAGGGCTTGGCAAGACTCACTTACTCCAGTCAGTCGGAAATCACTGCCTAAATAAAGGAAAAACCGTTATTTGCGTAACTAGCGAACAATTTATGATAGATTTTACCAGTCATATAAATAACCACTCAATGCCAAAATTTCGTGAAAAATATAGAAACTGCGATGTTTTACTAATAGACGATGTACAGTTTCTTGGTAAAACTGATAAAATCCAAGAGGAATTTTTCAACACATATAATGAACTTTTAGCAAAAAATGGTCAAATAGTTATGACTTCAGATCGACCTCCAAAGACACTAAAAGGCTTTGAAGATAGGATGATTTCAAGATTTGATAAGGCTTTTATGGCTGATATTACGCCACCTGAACTTGATACAAAAATAGCCATCATCATCAAAAAATGCGAATTTGATAAAATCGATCTAAATAAAGAGGTCATAAACTACATAGCTACAAACATGGGAGATAATATCCGTGAGATCGAGGGAGCTATCATAAATTTAAACGTATTTAAAACTCTTATGAAAGAAGAGATCACACTTGATCTTGCAAAAAGTATATTAAAAGATTTGATCAAAGAAAAACGTGAAAATATAAATTTTGATACTATCGTTGAAATAGTTAGTAAAGAACTAAATATCAAACAAAGTGATATAAAAAGCAAATCAAGAGTTACAAATATCGTAGAAGCAAGACGAATCATCATATATCTTGCAAAGATGCTTACAACAAACTCAATGCCACAAATTGCAAACTATTTTGGTATGAAAGATCACAGTGCCGTTAGTCATAATATTAAAAAGATAAATGAGCTAATACAAACTAATGAAATTTTTAGTCTAAAAGTTACTGAATTAAAAAATAAAATTTTGACAAAAGGATAA
- the dnaN gene encoding DNA polymerase III subunit beta → MKVLINKNMLESIVTNTNPYLEKRDLSAITSHIYISAKDGVLNIKATDHEIGLAYKLSNVKIIDQGYATANGKKLLDIIKSLKDEEVMLETVNNYLYIKQKNSKYKLPMYKFEDFPEFPTIEGKSKFDVDAVMLGRSLKKILPSIDSNNPKFELNGAFLDIKQDFINIVGTDTRRLSVFKFQTPTEKEFSLIIPKKAINEIQKLFFDKIEIYYDENILIAQSQNFEFFTKLINGKFPDYERVIPKEVRKRLQLSRDKMIDGIKTISMLSDTMKITFSKDNITFESVIEDNSEAKTMIDYQTGLEDEFFIGIKNRYLLDFLTSIEDENFELGFNESSLAFVVNSKELTTVIMPINL, encoded by the coding sequence ATGAAGGTTTTAATAAACAAAAATATGCTTGAAAGCATAGTAACAAATACAAATCCATATCTTGAAAAAAGAGATCTTAGTGCTATAACTTCTCACATTTATATCTCAGCAAAAGATGGAGTTTTAAATATAAAAGCAACTGATCATGAGATAGGACTAGCGTATAAGCTAAGTAATGTAAAAATCATTGATCAAGGCTATGCAACTGCAAATGGTAAAAAACTACTTGACATTATAAAAAGTCTAAAAGACGAAGAAGTGATGTTAGAAACTGTAAATAACTATCTTTATATAAAACAAAAAAACTCAAAATACAAACTTCCAATGTATAAATTTGAAGATTTTCCAGAATTTCCAACGATAGAAGGCAAATCAAAATTTGATGTTGATGCTGTTATGTTAGGAAGAAGTTTAAAGAAAATTTTACCAAGTATTGATAGCAATAACCCGAAATTTGAATTAAATGGTGCTTTCCTTGATATTAAACAAGACTTTATAAATATCGTTGGTACTGATACAAGAAGACTTAGTGTATTTAAATTTCAAACACCAACTGAAAAAGAATTTTCACTTATAATCCCTAAAAAAGCTATCAATGAAATACAAAAACTATTTTTTGACAAGATAGAAATTTACTATGATGAAAATATCTTAATCGCTCAAAGCCAAAATTTTGAGTTTTTCACAAAACTTATAAATGGTAAATTTCCAGACTATGAGCGTGTCATACCAAAAGAAGTAAGAAAAAGACTTCAGCTAAGTAGAGATAAGATGATAGATGGTATAAAAACTATCTCAATGCTAAGTGATACAATGAAAATAACTTTTTCAAAAGACAATATAACATTTGAAAGTGTTATAGAAGATAACTCTGAAGCAAAAACTATGATTGATTATCAAACTGGCTTAGAAGATGAATTCTTTATAGGCATAAAAAATAGATACTTGCTTGATTTCTTAACTAGTATCGAAGATGAAAATTTTGAGCTTGGATTTAATGAAAGCTCACTAGCATTTGTTGTAAATTCAAAAGAATTAACAACAGTAATAATGCCGATAAATTTATAA